In Marinilactibacillus sp. Marseille-P9653, the sequence GACTTTGATTTGTCTCTTAAAGGCTTCGTGTTGAGATTTTTTTGAAGCGGTGTCCCAGTAATAATCCAGTCCCATCTCACCCATTGCAACGACTTTTGGAAGCTGTAACTGCTGAATCAACTTTTCTTCAACTTGATCTGTATAGGTTTCTGAGTCTGTAGGATGCCAGCCGATAATGGAGTAAACCCCTTCGTGATCTTGGCTAAGCTGTAATGCTTTTTCAATTGTTGGCGTATCAAATCCTACGATGGCCATCTTTTTAACATTCTGTTTTCTAGCTTCTTCAATCAGTTCAGCTTCTTCGCCTTTGAACTTATCGACATTCAGATGTGTATGTGTATCAAAAAACATATAACCTAGTCTTCCTTTCTTTTCTTATTCTAGAACCAGTCAAAACGAAAGAGCCAGGACGATCCCTAGCTCTTTACTGATTACATTTAATCGATTGTCCACACTATGCTACGATCGATCCGTTAGGCATATGCATAGGCGCCTCGACAACTGTCAAATTCCCTTTTTCATCTTCTGCAGAAAGAATCATACCCTGACTGATTTCCCCACGCATCTTACGTGGTTTCAGATTCGAAACGATCACAACTTTTTTGCCGATCAATTGATCAAATTCTGGATAATATTCTGCAATGCCAGAAAGGATTTGACGGTGTCCACCTTCATCGTTTGCATCTAGTCGGAACTTCAGTAATTTGTCTGCATTCTCAACTCTTTTACAAGAAATGATTTCAGCTACTTTTAGTTCCACCTTATCAAACACATCGTATTTGATTTCTTTTTCTTTAACCGAAGATAGTTGAACCTCTTCTGGATTCCAATCTTCTTCGTCTTCTTCCTCTTGAATTGGGCTAGTTGAAGCCATTGCCTCTTGTATGGCTTCAATTTCTTCCTCTTTATCCAATCTTGGGAAAATCGGTTCCCCTTTCTTAACAACAGAAGTATTTTCAGGGAATTGTCCGAATACAACTGTTTCCCAGGCAGTGCTTTGCTCAGTAATACCCAATTGTTCAAAGATTCTAGCAGGTGTTTCAACGAGTACCGGCTGAAGTAAAATGCCTACGATTCTTAGGCTTTCAGCCAAATGAACCATCACACTAGCTAGATCTTCTTTGCTGGATTCTTCTTTTGCAAGTACCCACGGCTGTGTTTCATCAATGTATTTATTTGTACGAGAAATCAACGTCCACACTGAAGACAATGCTGAACTGAATTGCATCGTGTCCATATGTTCGTTGTATGCTTTTATCGATTCGGTAGCAGTCTGACGTAGAGTTTCATCAAATGCTGTTACGTCGCCTTTATATTCAGGTACTTGACCGTCAAAATATTTGTTGATCATCGCTACCGTACGGTTTAATAAATTTCCAAGGTCATTCGCTAAGTCAAAGTTCATACGGTTTACGAATTCTTCTGGAGTGAAAATACCATCACTTCCGAACGTGACTTCACGCATTAGATAGTATCTTAAGGCATCCAAACCATAACGTTCAACAAGGAACTCAGGAT encodes:
- the metG gene encoding methionine--tRNA ligase, with translation MSGENSFYITTPIYYPSGKLHIGNAYTTIACDVVARYKRLQGFDTFYLTGTDEHGQKIETKAKDLGQTPQEYVDGMAEGIQDLWKTLQISNDQFIRTTDKQHKEVVAKIFEKLLEQGDIYLGDYAGWYSVSDEEFFTETQLEEVYRDEEGNVTGGIAPSGHEVEWVKEESYFFKMSKYADRLLDYYENHPEFILPESRKNEMINNFIKPGLEDLAVSRTTFDWGVPIQSNPEHVIYVWIDALSNYITALGYDPDLGGFENQPEQFRKYWPADVHMVGKEIVRFHTIYWPIMLMALDLPLPKQIFAHGWLLMKDGKMSKSKGNVVYPEFLVERYGLDALRYYLMREVTFGSDGIFTPEEFVNRMNFDLANDLGNLLNRTVAMINKYFDGQVPEYKGDVTAFDETLRQTATESIKAYNEHMDTMQFSSALSSVWTLISRTNKYIDETQPWVLAKEESSKEDLASVMVHLAESLRIVGILLQPVLVETPARIFEQLGITEQSTAWETVVFGQFPENTSVVKKGEPIFPRLDKEEEIEAIQEAMASTSPIQEEEDEEDWNPEEVQLSSVKEKEIKYDVFDKVELKVAEIISCKRVENADKLLKFRLDANDEGGHRQILSGIAEYYPEFDQLIGKKVVIVSNLKPRKMRGEISQGMILSAEDEKGNLTVVEAPMHMPNGSIVA